A single genomic interval of Pseudodesulfovibrio sp. S3 harbors:
- a CDS encoding lysophospholipid acyltransferase family protein, translating into MFRRLFFTILLVPVTIWYSIKMLKVDPDTATPEEYDRWGLAWGRAAVRLSGVTIDADMGEIKPGGHYVFIGNHQSNLDIPVLFTVLKNNRIRFVAKKSLFDIPIYGKALAHAGHICIDRENRRAAMQSLNDAVEASKSGISPLVFPEGTRNTELDDLMEFKIGAMIIALKCGLPVVPFVMTNTGRIMGKGDIVIDNRPVVRFKALPVIDPLQYALKDREKFKDDLYAMMSKAYRELLAKG; encoded by the coding sequence ATGTTTCGACGATTATTTTTCACCATACTGCTCGTTCCCGTGACCATATGGTACAGTATCAAGATGTTGAAGGTGGACCCTGATACGGCCACTCCCGAGGAATATGACCGATGGGGCCTTGCCTGGGGCCGAGCCGCTGTCCGGCTGTCCGGCGTCACGATCGATGCGGACATGGGCGAAATCAAGCCCGGCGGCCACTATGTCTTTATCGGCAATCATCAGTCCAATCTCGACATCCCGGTGCTGTTCACGGTGCTAAAGAACAACCGCATCCGGTTCGTGGCAAAGAAATCCCTGTTTGATATTCCCATCTACGGCAAGGCCCTTGCCCATGCCGGACATATCTGCATAGACCGCGAAAACAGGCGGGCGGCCATGCAGTCCCTGAACGATGCCGTGGAGGCCTCCAAGAGCGGCATTTCTCCGCTGGTGTTCCCGGAAGGCACGCGCAACACCGAACTTGACGACCTCATGGAGTTCAAGATCGGGGCCATGATCATTGCCCTCAAATGCGGCCTGCCGGTGGTGCCGTTCGTCATGACCAACACGGGACGCATCATGGGCAAAGGCGATATCGTCATCGACAACCGTCCGGTGGTTCGATTCAAGGCGCTGCCTGTCATCGATCCGTTGCAGTATGCGCTCAAGGATCGTGAAAAATTCAAGGATGACCTGTATGCAATGATGAGCAAGGCATACAGGGAATTGCTGGCCAAGGGGTAA
- a CDS encoding ribonuclease J: MEAEKSFSLYPLGGLGEIGMNCMLYKTEKSMVMVDCGLMFPEDYHFGVDVVIPCFDFVIKNKAMLNGIVLTHGHEDHIGALPWLLQHVDVPVYGSEFTLGLVENKLREHDLERWADLRSVRPYDRVLLGDFRFNFFPVCHSIIEGFGLGIETPAGRVVHTGDFKIDRNPMGGHATDLGAFRKFSEPGVRVMLSDSTNVGSEGFALTEREIKVSLREIFSKAKGRILVSLFASHIQRIQEIFDLADAEGRKVAVSGKSLHRNIELARDLGYLKIPKGTFIELDGLDVYGDSELVLLVTGSQGEPLAALSRMALGEHRQLVVKPDDLVILSSRFIPGNVKAINRVINNLYRLGAEVLYEKIHGIHASGHAHAGELILMLETVRPEYFIPVHGEYRHLVKHRRLAVDCGVAEEKSLVVENGQPVTFFEDGAFAFQPKIPADKILVDGKGVGDVGQSVLKERHLLAGEGMVIVVLVVDEATGEISMGPDIMSKGFVFEQQYRHLLDDAKCIVLDVHENIAPGDTTKLKERIRSALRRFFRKVLGRDPVVVPLVITI; the protein is encoded by the coding sequence GTGGAAGCCGAAAAGTCCTTCAGTCTTTACCCCCTCGGCGGTCTCGGCGAGATCGGCATGAACTGCATGCTCTACAAGACCGAGAAATCCATGGTCATGGTTGATTGTGGATTGATGTTTCCGGAGGACTACCATTTCGGCGTGGATGTGGTCATTCCCTGCTTTGATTTTGTCATCAAGAACAAGGCCATGCTCAATGGTATCGTGCTCACCCATGGTCACGAGGACCACATAGGCGCGCTGCCCTGGCTCCTGCAGCACGTGGATGTGCCTGTGTACGGTTCGGAGTTCACCCTCGGGCTGGTGGAGAACAAGCTGCGAGAGCACGATCTGGAACGCTGGGCCGACCTGCGTTCCGTCCGGCCCTACGACAGGGTTCTGCTCGGTGATTTCCGCTTCAACTTCTTTCCGGTCTGTCACTCCATCATCGAGGGCTTCGGACTGGGCATTGAAACTCCTGCGGGCCGGGTGGTGCATACCGGAGACTTCAAGATCGACCGCAATCCCATGGGCGGACATGCCACGGACCTGGGGGCTTTCCGCAAATTTTCCGAGCCGGGCGTGCGCGTCATGCTGTCCGACTCGACCAATGTCGGGAGCGAGGGCTTTGCCCTGACCGAGCGCGAGATCAAGGTTTCCCTGCGCGAGATTTTCAGCAAGGCCAAGGGGCGCATCCTCGTTTCGCTGTTTGCGAGTCATATCCAGCGGATACAGGAGATTTTCGATTTGGCCGATGCCGAGGGCCGCAAGGTGGCCGTATCCGGCAAGTCCCTGCACCGCAACATCGAATTGGCTCGGGATTTGGGGTACCTGAAGATTCCCAAGGGCACGTTCATAGAATTGGACGGACTGGACGTCTATGGCGATTCCGAATTGGTCCTGCTCGTTACCGGATCCCAGGGCGAACCCCTGGCTGCATTGTCGCGCATGGCCTTGGGCGAGCACCGCCAACTGGTGGTCAAGCCGGACGATCTGGTCATTTTGTCTTCCAGGTTCATTCCGGGCAACGTCAAGGCCATCAATCGGGTCATCAACAACCTGTATCGCCTTGGTGCCGAGGTTCTGTATGAGAAGATACACGGTATTCATGCGTCGGGACATGCCCATGCGGGCGAGTTGATCCTCATGCTCGAGACCGTGCGGCCCGAATATTTTATCCCTGTGCACGGCGAATACCGGCATCTGGTCAAGCACCGACGGCTGGCCGTGGACTGCGGGGTGGCGGAAGAAAAATCATTGGTGGTGGAAAACGGTCAGCCCGTGACCTTCTTCGAGGACGGCGCTTTCGCGTTTCAGCCCAAGATTCCGGCCGACAAGATACTGGTGGACGGCAAGGGTGTGGGCGACGTGGGCCAGAGTGTGCTCAAGGAACGTCACCTCCTGGCAGGCGAAGGCATGGTCATCGTGGTTCTTGTGGTGGACGAAGCTACTGGCGAGATATCCATGGGCCCGGACATCATGAGCAAGGGGTTCGTGTTCGAACAGCAGTACCGGCATCTTCTGGACGATGCCAAGTGCATTGTCCTGGACGTGCACGAAAACATTGCGCCCGGCGATACCACCAAGCTCAAGGAGCGCATCCGTTCGGCCCTGCGTCGTTTTTTCCGCAAGGTGCTGGGCCGCGATCCCGTGGTGGTCCCTCTGGTTATAACCATTTAG
- a CDS encoding L-serine ammonia-lyase, iron-sulfur-dependent, subunit alpha yields the protein MTFTVKDVLSIQVAPALGCTEPVAIALGAASAMSLLPTDDFDTLEVAVDPNVYKNGLAVSIPGANGLCGLDTAAALGAVGGDPALRLEVLQTVTDAHVTAAKAALAAKKVTVTLLTDHRGLLIRTRAISGSNTAESVIEGLHDNIVSLTLNGKPVDSPLIKGRTEGGPSPVAAMEAWLKTLTLNELVGLTDELDDDDFAFIREGVDVNMRLAEQGLKYGLGLGVGKTLERLSRQGLIKKDMMLAARILASAAADARMSGASLPAMSSAGSGNHGLTAILPIWAVKDYVEGIEPKAVLEAIALSHIVTAFVKAHTGRLSAICGCSVAAGAGATAGITFLLGGDAKHIAGAIKNLLEDLAGIICDGAKTGCALKLATAAGTAVQAALFSLQGVNVHHTDGIIGLSSEDTMRNVGTLAVDGMIQTDQTILQIMLKKRFNDV from the coding sequence ATGACATTCACGGTCAAAGACGTTCTCTCCATCCAGGTGGCTCCGGCCCTGGGCTGCACCGAGCCGGTAGCCATTGCCCTGGGCGCGGCGTCAGCCATGTCACTGCTCCCCACAGATGATTTCGACACTCTTGAGGTCGCGGTGGACCCCAACGTGTACAAAAACGGCCTGGCCGTCTCCATTCCCGGCGCAAACGGCTTATGCGGCCTGGATACGGCTGCGGCCCTCGGCGCCGTGGGCGGCGATCCAGCCCTGCGCCTGGAAGTGTTGCAGACCGTCACCGATGCGCATGTGACCGCTGCCAAGGCCGCCCTGGCCGCCAAAAAGGTAACCGTCACCCTGCTCACTGACCACCGAGGGCTGCTCATCCGCACCCGGGCCATCTCAGGCTCGAACACGGCCGAGTCCGTCATCGAAGGCCTGCACGACAACATCGTCTCCCTGACGCTCAACGGCAAGCCCGTGGACAGTCCCCTCATAAAGGGCAGGACCGAAGGCGGTCCCTCTCCGGTGGCCGCCATGGAGGCCTGGCTCAAGACCCTGACCCTGAACGAACTTGTCGGCCTGACCGATGAACTGGATGACGATGATTTCGCCTTTATCAGGGAGGGCGTGGATGTCAACATGCGCCTTGCGGAACAGGGCCTCAAATACGGCCTGGGCCTGGGGGTGGGCAAGACCCTGGAACGGCTCTCACGTCAGGGGCTGATCAAGAAGGACATGATGCTGGCCGCCCGCATCCTGGCATCGGCCGCAGCCGACGCCCGCATGTCCGGCGCATCCCTTCCGGCCATGAGCTCCGCCGGGTCCGGCAACCACGGCCTGACCGCCATCCTGCCCATCTGGGCCGTGAAGGATTACGTGGAAGGCATCGAGCCGAAGGCCGTACTCGAAGCCATTGCCCTGTCACACATCGTGACTGCCTTCGTCAAAGCGCATACCGGACGGCTTTCCGCCATCTGCGGCTGTTCCGTGGCCGCCGGTGCGGGCGCGACCGCCGGAATAACCTTCCTGCTCGGCGGTGACGCCAAACACATTGCCGGAGCCATCAAGAATCTCCTCGAAGACCTGGCCGGAATCATCTGCGACGGGGCCAAGACCGGCTGCGCACTCAAGCTGGCCACAGCCGCGGGCACCGCTGTTCAGGCCGCCCTGTTCTCACTCCAGGGCGTCAATGTGCACCACACGGACGGCATCATAGGTCTTTCGTCCGAAGACACCATGCGCAACGTGGGCACCCTGGCCGTGGACGGCATGATCCAAACCGACCAGACCATCCTGCAAATCATGCTGAAGAAGCGCTTCAACGACGTTTAG
- a CDS encoding chloride channel protein, translated as MPADRGEPLFQKLKRPNVRYLFLAILIGVLAGYGAVLFKYGLKYMQWVFYQNSSDFLTFSETIPLWMKIVMPAAGGLVVGVVVSYFASEAKGHGVPEVMQAIALRGGRIRKRVAAAKIFASAVTIGSGGSVGREGPMVQIGASIGSSVGQLFQTPSVHMKTMVGCGAAAGIAATFNAPIAGALFALEIIIGDFGVMQFSPVVLSSVTATAISRYYFGDFPHFDLPEYTIVSLWEYLFYPLLGVITGFVALAFTKTLYKFEDAFDAVRIPEWIKPAIGGALLGVIFAIFPQVFGVGYGAMNLALVNKMGFQLLAVLIVVKILASSITLGSGGSGGIFAPSLFLGCMTGGAFGFILHALLPAHTALPGAYALVAMGGVVAGTTYAPITAILIIFEMTSDYSIILPLMLTCITATVMNSTIQRASIYTTKLLRRGIDIEAGRDRHLLNHMLVKEVMDRDIVTIPKSMSLSRIIWTFKVENAPYLHVVDDQGRLTGIVSFRDIRTVLHEEGLNELLIADDLATLDPVTVTTDDTLQDALDKITDRGVSQLPVLSTGRERKLVGTLTELAINAAYNSAIVRAEIAEDHKPPMR; from the coding sequence ATGCCTGCTGATCGAGGTGAGCCGCTCTTTCAAAAGTTGAAAAGACCTAATGTCAGGTACCTTTTCCTGGCCATACTCATCGGAGTGCTTGCCGGGTACGGTGCCGTTCTGTTCAAATACGGCCTCAAATACATGCAATGGGTGTTCTATCAGAACTCCAGCGATTTCCTGACCTTTTCAGAGACCATTCCGCTGTGGATGAAAATTGTCATGCCTGCGGCGGGCGGATTAGTGGTGGGTGTCGTGGTCAGTTACTTCGCCTCCGAGGCCAAGGGACACGGTGTCCCCGAAGTCATGCAGGCCATTGCGCTCAGGGGCGGGCGTATCCGCAAGAGGGTGGCTGCCGCCAAGATATTTGCCTCGGCCGTGACCATCGGCTCGGGCGGTTCCGTGGGGCGTGAAGGGCCCATGGTCCAGATCGGGGCATCCATCGGCTCCTCGGTGGGGCAGCTCTTCCAAACTCCCAGCGTACACATGAAGACCATGGTCGGATGTGGCGCTGCGGCAGGCATCGCTGCCACTTTCAATGCCCCCATCGCCGGGGCGCTTTTTGCCCTTGAGATCATCATCGGCGATTTCGGGGTCATGCAATTTTCTCCCGTGGTTTTGTCCTCGGTCACGGCCACGGCCATTTCGCGTTATTATTTCGGTGATTTTCCGCATTTCGACCTTCCCGAATATACCATTGTCTCCCTCTGGGAATATCTTTTTTATCCGTTGCTCGGCGTGATTACGGGTTTCGTGGCCCTGGCTTTTACCAAGACCCTCTATAAATTTGAGGATGCATTTGATGCCGTGCGTATCCCGGAATGGATCAAGCCCGCCATCGGAGGCGCACTGCTGGGCGTCATCTTCGCTATCTTCCCGCAGGTCTTTGGTGTGGGGTATGGGGCCATGAATCTGGCCCTGGTCAACAAGATGGGATTTCAGCTCCTGGCCGTGCTTATTGTGGTCAAGATTCTGGCCTCCTCCATCACCCTGGGGTCGGGTGGCTCGGGCGGCATCTTTGCGCCGAGTCTGTTTCTCGGCTGCATGACCGGCGGGGCCTTTGGATTCATTCTGCATGCGCTGCTTCCGGCGCACACGGCCTTGCCGGGCGCCTATGCATTGGTGGCCATGGGCGGGGTTGTGGCCGGGACAACCTACGCGCCCATCACCGCCATTCTGATCATCTTCGAGATGACCTCCGATTATTCCATCATTCTGCCGCTCATGCTGACCTGCATCACGGCCACAGTCATGAATTCCACCATTCAGCGCGCCTCGATTTACACCACCAAGCTGCTTCGGCGCGGCATCGACATCGAGGCCGGCCGCGATCGGCATCTGCTCAACCACATGCTGGTCAAAGAGGTTATGGATCGTGACATAGTCACCATTCCGAAGTCCATGTCGCTCTCCCGCATCATCTGGACCTTCAAGGTCGAGAATGCGCCCTACCTGCACGTGGTGGACGACCAAGGGAGGCTTACCGGTATTGTTTCCTTTCGCGATATCCGTACCGTGCTCCATGAGGAGGGATTGAACGAGTTGCTCATCGCCGACGATCTGGCCACTCTTGATCCGGTCACCGTGACCACTGACGACACCTTGCAGGACGCCCTGGACAAGATCACCGATAGGGGTGTTTCGCAGCTGCCGGTGCTCAGCACCGGCAGGGAGCGCAAACTGGTCGGCACCCTGACCGAGTTGGCCATCAACGCGGCCTACAACTCGGCCATTGTCAGGGCGGAGATTGCCGAGGATCACAAGCCGCCCATGAGATGA